The nucleotide window TTAGCTGTCAGTTTTTCCTGTTGAATGTCAACCATGGACCATCTTTATTTCTGTTGTTGGATTGGGAGGGCATTTTTCATATGCAAAGATAGTCCCATAGGTGTGGTTTCGACAGTTGGTCATCCACGATAGGAGGTGTGGTTTCGTCAGTTGGTCATCCACGATAGGAGCTGCTACATGGACGTTCTGCGATGACCAACACACCTATCACTCAGCTGGGTGGTCCAAGTTGTACAGGTGGCAACTTGGTCCAAATCATCCTGGTTCGAGCTGACCCCTACAGGAGTCGGGGGTGATTCGGCCTGAGCACCACTGGTTTTCCATTAGGGAGGGCAGTAACATATTGTTAATGGATGAAACTGGTGATACGTATCGATTACGACGATATCTTAAACCTTGGTTGATCTCTCTTTGTTGTTCTCCAACCACTTAGAGATTAAGAACTCAATTGAAGCCTCAGCAAGGACTCTCTTCTTTGGACTACATCTTCAGTCCCTCTGCTGTTGATTGTGAAATCTTGCAGATATTGTCAAAATCTTTTGGGGGGTTTCCCATTGGGTTGTTCTGACTCTTACATGTATCTTTCCTCTGTGTTTTGGTAGAGGTGGATACATATGTCAGTTCGTTGGCTAGTGATGGAGTGATGAGAGGGTCACATGTTGTTTGAAACTTTTATAGAGGTGTGGTAGACCCTATGGTGGACTGGAGATACCATTATAATCCCCATTGAATAATCCTGTCCAATTGGGCATCAAGTATATGTAAGGCCCTTTGCTTGTAGTTCTTCCTTTTCTTTGTATGGCTAGGATCATGGCCTATCCCTTGATGAGGCCCAGCAAAAGATATCTTTGTAATTCGTAGGAattgttgggaaaaaaaaaatgttgtttcATATGAGTGGGCATCATATGATACCTTTGTAGTTCTTCAAGTTAGTTTGGGCTAATGCACATTGATGTGAAATATGGAACAGTTGACTGAGGGCTATTGTCTGATTACTTCTAGTACTGGGAATTCCTTTCCTTCCCTTAATTAATAATGTTTCTTCGTTACCttctccaaaaaataaaaactagaagaagaagaggaagaagaagaagaagaaagaaaaagaataaaaaaagtaAGAATCATGTAATACGTAGCAATTGTTGGCCTGCTTATATGTTCCTTGGTTTTCTTGTGCATTGCTCCTCGTACATACTGATACCATGTCGGGTGGGTTCTTTGACATCAATATCTGTCCTAACATTTAATCATGGCAGTAATTTCGACAGAGGCAACAAATATTCTCTTGAGACAGTTCTATCAGCGGGCCGAAGAGAAGGTTTGAGATTCTTTACCATGTATTCTAGTGcaaatgcttcttctttttttctttatttatttttctcagcTTCTCATGGGCTGGCTTATTGTTTGCAGTTGAGACCAAAGAGAGCTGCCTCGGAGCTTTTGATACCAGAGCACGGATGCAAGCAGCCGAGGGGTTCTTTTGCCGATGTTTCCAACTGAGCCTCATTGATTTGAAAGACCGGGCTTTCTACATTCTGTGTATCCACTCCCGCCTGTATGTTTCATGATGTATCACTATTGACTGTGCTTTGCATGCTTGCCAGACATGTAGCTTGTTTATAAACACTTGATAGAATAATTACATGACCGGAGTGTTCTGCATTCCCATTCCGAGTAACAAGATGTGTTTATTTGTTCTAGGACGAAGT belongs to Magnolia sinica isolate HGM2019 unplaced genomic scaffold, MsV1 ctg280, whole genome shotgun sequence and includes:
- the LOC131236195 gene encoding DET1- and DDB1-associated protein 1-like → MGSLLGNWPSYDPHNFSQLRPSDPAHPSKITPATYHPTHNRTVPPPNQVISTEATNILLRQFYQRAEEKLRPKRAASELLIPEHGCKQPRGSFADVSN